A region from the Wolbachia endosymbiont (group A) of Rhinocyllus conicus genome encodes:
- a CDS encoding PAAR domain-containing protein — MNKGIVRLGDCCGEAIPHFCISGSNNVFVNGKPVCRKGDNFTEGRVLIEGSKKVFANGYSIGRVGDSISCGSKVISGSSNVFSG, encoded by the coding sequence TTGAACAAAGGAATAGTGAGGTTAGGAGACTGCTGTGGAGAAGCTATACCACATTTCTGCATTAGCGGCAGTAACAATGTTTTTGTAAATGGTAAGCCAGTTTGCCGAAAAGGAGATAATTTTACAGAAGGTAGAGTATTAATTGAAGGATCAAAAAAAGTGTTTGCAAATGGCTATAGTATAGGAAGAGTTGGAGATTCAATATCTTGTGGTTCTAAAGTAATAAGTGGTAGTAGTAATGTTTTTTCAGGATAA
- a CDS encoding baseplate J/gp47 family protein, whose amino-acid sequence MQTSNIIEKLSYEEIFSRMKEELVCRDETFSALVESDPAMKVLEVAAWRELLLRQRINESVKSNLLKFATGEDLDNLAEFYGVEREKEEEDERFRKRIKAKIAGWSTGGSKEYYKYHALSADSRVKDALVESPIPGKVQISILSTELSITGIVLEELLEIVRKQVNRDDIRVLTDTVTVIGCNITEIDIDSRMSISSVISKEEIKEQFIKKFEASRRLGWNVTRSWIIANLFVDGVENVELIEPKEDVVVLGNECANLRNLKIELN is encoded by the coding sequence ATGCAGACATCTAATATTATTGAAAAACTAAGCTATGAGGAAATCTTTTCCAGAATGAAGGAGGAGTTAGTGTGTAGAGATGAAACCTTTTCAGCGTTAGTAGAAAGTGACCCAGCGATGAAGGTATTAGAAGTAGCAGCATGGAGGGAATTGTTACTAAGACAAAGAATAAATGAATCAGTAAAGAGCAATTTACTAAAATTTGCGACAGGAGAAGATCTTGATAATTTAGCTGAGTTTTATGGAGTAGAGAGAGAAAAAGAAGAAGAGGACGAACGATTTAGAAAAAGAATTAAAGCAAAGATAGCAGGTTGGTCAACAGGAGGAAGTAAGGAATATTATAAATATCATGCACTGTCAGCAGATAGTAGAGTAAAAGATGCACTAGTAGAATCACCTATACCAGGGAAAGTACAAATTTCAATCTTATCAACAGAATTATCCATAACTGGCATAGTGTTAGAAGAGCTACTTGAAATTGTAAGAAAGCAAGTTAATAGAGATGATATAAGGGTTTTAACAGATACAGTAACAGTAATTGGTTGCAATATTACGGAAATAGATATTGACAGCAGAATGAGCATAAGTTCTGTAATATCAAAGGAGGAAATTAAGGAACAGTTCATCAAGAAGTTTGAAGCAAGTAGAAGGCTGGGATGGAATGTTACAAGATCATGGATAATAGCGAATTTATTTGTAGATGGTGTAGAAAACGTAGAATTAATCGAGCCAAAAGAGGATGTTGTGGTTCTGGGAAATGAATGTGCAAATTTGAGAAATTTAAAGATTGAGTTGAATTAA
- a CDS encoding IS630 family transposase (programmed frameshift), with product MALRSKLLDEKVVNLAKEMLKKVRNNAYVSKKLQAVIAGKESSISAVARICKISRTALTEWIKHLKFGRVEKLFAPSQRRRKSKLNKNQRKQIEIWVEKNPNITIKEVRIKISEEFDLNIGKSTVHREIQRMKFSYITPRPMHHKQDKNKQEEFKKYFNKIVNSHPEKEVFFDESRFGTHSKIGHGWFKKGIRTQVKIKIGRQNFYIYSAVNPRSGKEISLLAPYVNTDCMNIFLEQMSKDLGTKEAFLVMDCASWHRSKSLKFQENITIIYLPPYSPELNPVERLWQYIKHNTLRNRVYDTIGLLEDVVCNFIVSISSTTIKRVCNVSYLFD from the exons ATGGCATTAAGGTCAAAACTATTAGACGAAAAAGTTGTAAATTTGGCGAAAGAAATGTTAAAAAAGGTCAGAAATAATGCATATGTTTCAAAAAAGTTACAAGCGGTAATAGCAGGAAAAGAAAGTAGTATAAGCGCTGTAGCAAGAATATGTAAAATTTCAAGGACTGCTTTGACTGAATGGATAAAGCATCTAAAATTTGGTAGAGTAGAAAAACTATTTGCCCCGTCTCAGCGGCGAAGAAAAAGCAAATTAAACAAAAATCAACGTAAGCAAATTGAAATATGGGTAGAAAAAAATCCAAATATTACTATTAAGGAAGTGCGAATAAAAATCTCAGAGGAATTTGACCTAAACATCGGTAAATCAACAGTGCACCGTGAGATACAAAGGATGAAATTTTCTTACATAACACCAAGGCCAATGCACCATAAACAAGATAAAAACAAGCAAGAAGAGTTTAAAAAATACTTCAATAAAATAGTCAATTCCCACCCTGAAAAGGAGGTA TTTTTTGATGAATCACGATTTGGAACTCATTCAAAAATCGGACACGGATGGTTCAAAAAAGGGATCAGAACGCAGGTTAAAATAAAAATCGGTAGACAAAATTTCTATATCTACAGTGCGGTAAATCCAAGAAGTGGTAAGGAAATTAGCCTACTTGCTCCATATGTAAACACTGATTGTATGAATATATTTCTGGAGCAGATGTCGAAAGATTTAGGCACGAAAGAAGCCTTTCTTGTAATGGATTGTGCAAGTTGGCATAGATCAAAAAGTTTGAAATTTCAGGAAAACATTACCATTATATACTTGCCTCCTTATTCACCTGAACTGAATCCTGTTGAGAGGTTGTGGCAATATATCAAACACAATACTTTACGCAACAGAGTCTACGATACCATAGGCTTACTTGAAGATGTTGTGTGTAATTTTATTGTCAGTATTTCCAGCACTACTATTAAACGAGTTTGTAATGTTTCTTATTTGTTCGATTAG
- a CDS encoding phage baseplate assembly protein V produces the protein MLESNFAISELQRKLANIVRIGVVKEVDYEKAKVRVKIGELLTDFLPWITSRAGEERSWLPPSINEQVVILSPLGELSLGVVLAGIYQQNYSAPENSEMINSLVFQDGTKLLYDKESKNLEISVVDKLNFKVGKSEIEMTKSGIKLKAERIDLN, from the coding sequence ATGTTAGAGAGTAATTTTGCTATTTCAGAGCTGCAAAGAAAGTTAGCAAACATTGTACGAATAGGAGTTGTAAAAGAAGTAGATTATGAGAAAGCAAAAGTAAGAGTGAAGATAGGAGAACTTTTAACAGATTTTCTTCCATGGATAACTTCTAGAGCAGGAGAGGAAAGAAGCTGGCTACCACCAAGCATAAATGAACAGGTAGTAATATTGTCACCATTGGGAGAGTTATCATTAGGAGTAGTACTAGCTGGAATATATCAGCAAAATTATTCTGCTCCAGAGAATAGTGAAATGATTAACAGTTTAGTATTTCAAGATGGAACAAAGTTATTGTATGACAAAGAGAGCAAGAATCTTGAAATTTCTGTAGTGGATAAATTAAATTTCAAAGTAGGAAAATCAGAGATAGAAATGACAAAAAGTGGAATCAAACTGAAAGCAGAAAGGATCGACTTAAATTGA
- a CDS encoding GPW/gp25 family protein: MRGMDAKTGKALEGIEHLKQSIIDILTTPVNSRIMRRDYGSRLFELVDKPINRDLTLEIYAATAEALGKFEKRFKLEKVKIAEAKEGKMTLVLEGMYLSEGKFIGISGVVV, encoded by the coding sequence ATGAGAGGAATGGATGCTAAAACAGGAAAAGCGTTAGAAGGAATAGAGCACTTAAAGCAATCGATAATTGATATACTGACCACTCCAGTAAACAGTAGAATAATGAGGAGAGATTATGGCTCAAGATTATTTGAATTGGTGGATAAGCCAATAAATAGAGATTTAACTTTGGAAATCTATGCAGCAACAGCAGAAGCACTGGGGAAATTTGAGAAGAGATTTAAGTTAGAAAAAGTAAAGATTGCTGAAGCTAAAGAAGGAAAAATGACTCTTGTACTTGAAGGTATGTATCTTTCAGAAGGCAAATTCATAGGTATTAGTGGAGTAGTTGTTTAG
- a CDS encoding gpW family head-tail joining protein gives MYSEKYLTQVEKAIQKLQSGERVVSIAYGDHVVRYGEVQIKDLLELRQRIKAGLKVAGMRPKRKIVFSTSKGIL, from the coding sequence ATGTACAGTGAAAAATATTTAACTCAAGTTGAGAAAGCAATTCAAAAACTGCAAAGCGGAGAAAGAGTTGTCTCAATTGCATATGGTGACCATGTTGTGCGGTACGGGGAAGTTCAAATAAAGGATTTATTGGAGCTCAGGCAACGAATAAAAGCGGGGTTAAAAGTTGCAGGCATGAGGCCAAAGAGGAAAATTGTTTTTTCAACGAGTAAGGGAATTTTATAA
- a CDS encoding phage tail protein encodes MFDIKISNNINEIISTIERKEQKIKLAAIKALNKTALWLKAQAAKEISEEKQIKLSLIRKRLRIFKAKTSRLDVLIRANLYGIRASTIGKIQKTRRGSKVGKHEFIGGFAAVMPKGNSGMFKREGRAALPIKEVKLPLEPEASKVMRDLVNYEVEKVFTKFFERELSYKG; translated from the coding sequence GTGTTTGATATTAAAATTAGTAACAATATTAATGAAATAATCTCCACTATTGAAAGAAAAGAGCAGAAAATAAAACTGGCAGCTATAAAAGCGTTAAACAAAACGGCACTATGGTTAAAAGCGCAAGCAGCTAAGGAAATCAGTGAGGAAAAGCAGATAAAATTAAGTTTGATAAGAAAGAGATTAAGAATTTTTAAGGCGAAAACTAGCAGATTAGACGTGTTGATTAGAGCAAATCTCTATGGCATTAGAGCATCGACAATTGGCAAGATACAAAAAACAAGAAGAGGATCGAAAGTAGGAAAGCATGAGTTTATAGGAGGATTTGCAGCAGTTATGCCAAAAGGAAATAGCGGTATGTTTAAACGTGAAGGAAGAGCAGCATTGCCAATAAAGGAAGTTAAATTGCCATTGGAACCAGAAGCATCAAAAGTAATGAGAGATCTTGTTAATTATGAGGTTGAGAAAGTGTTTACAAAATTTTTTGAACGTGAATTGAGCTATAAAGGATGA
- a CDS encoding phage terminase large subunit family protein, with protein MIYATSFSEGLKPDPELKVSEWANEYRVLAATAASEPGKWRTERTPYLKEIMDSLSPSSPAEKVVFMKGAQIGGTEAGNNWIGYIIDQTPGPMLVVQPTVEMGKRWSKGRFAPLIESTPCLKSKVKDPRSRDSGNTVQSKEFPGGIVVITGANSSVGLRSMPVKYLFLDEIDAYPGDSGGEGDPVLLSIARTNTFARRKIFLVSTPTIHGISRIEKEFEATDKRYFFVPCPHCNYYQILKWPQIKWEDKNPNTAHYMCIECGKKIENHQKTEMLERGEWRPTNRVKGEKKGFHLSSLYSPVGWYSWQQAVEDFLHAKESEQLLKVWINTTLGETWVDKGEVPDWKQLFNRREFFPVGTVPKREVVLTAGVDVQKDRLEVEVVAWGKSRESWSIDYQVFEGDTGGGEVWRKLSELLNHHFIGENGLEYMISMMAVDAGYATQEVYNWVRGHQGSGRVMAVKGVNKALVPLSSPSRVDITVGGQKLKRGIKLWPVGVSILKSELFQLLNILKEEEGKALPGYCHFPEYAPEYFKQLTSEQLVSKVVKGYTKQEWQKVRERNEVLDCRIYARAASIALGIDRWPESKWNSLSGKMESKKPKKVRQSKWLGNQNVQ; from the coding sequence ATGATATACGCCACATCTTTTTCTGAAGGTTTAAAACCAGATCCAGAGCTTAAAGTATCAGAGTGGGCGAATGAGTATCGAGTTTTAGCAGCAACTGCAGCATCAGAGCCAGGTAAATGGAGAACGGAAAGAACTCCTTATTTAAAAGAAATCATGGATTCACTTTCTCCGTCCTCACCAGCAGAAAAAGTAGTATTCATGAAAGGAGCGCAGATTGGGGGAACAGAAGCTGGTAACAATTGGATAGGCTATATCATCGATCAAACACCAGGTCCAATGTTAGTTGTGCAGCCAACAGTCGAAATGGGAAAGCGTTGGTCAAAGGGAAGATTTGCGCCACTGATTGAAAGTACACCATGTTTAAAAAGTAAAGTAAAAGACCCAAGATCAAGAGATTCAGGCAATACTGTGCAGAGTAAGGAATTTCCAGGTGGAATAGTAGTAATAACTGGAGCAAACAGCAGTGTAGGACTGAGATCTATGCCAGTAAAGTATCTCTTTCTTGATGAAATAGATGCCTATCCAGGAGACTCAGGTGGAGAAGGAGATCCAGTTTTACTCAGCATAGCTCGTACCAATACATTTGCACGGCGAAAGATTTTTTTAGTATCAACACCAACGATTCATGGAATAAGCAGAATTGAGAAAGAATTTGAAGCAACAGATAAGAGATACTTTTTTGTACCATGTCCACATTGTAATTATTACCAAATATTAAAATGGCCACAAATTAAATGGGAAGATAAAAATCCAAATACAGCACACTATATGTGTATAGAATGTGGTAAAAAGATAGAAAATCATCAAAAGACAGAGATGCTTGAGCGTGGAGAATGGAGGCCTACTAATAGAGTAAAAGGTGAGAAAAAAGGATTTCATCTTTCAAGTCTTTATAGTCCAGTTGGCTGGTATAGTTGGCAACAAGCAGTAGAGGATTTTCTGCATGCAAAGGAAAGTGAACAATTACTGAAAGTTTGGATCAACACAACGCTTGGAGAAACCTGGGTAGATAAGGGAGAAGTACCAGACTGGAAGCAATTATTCAACAGAAGAGAATTTTTTCCCGTAGGCACAGTACCTAAGAGAGAAGTGGTACTTACTGCAGGTGTTGATGTTCAAAAAGATCGTTTAGAAGTAGAAGTTGTAGCCTGGGGAAAAAGCCGTGAAAGTTGGTCAATAGACTACCAAGTATTTGAAGGAGATACTGGGGGTGGAGAAGTATGGAGAAAACTCTCTGAGCTCTTAAATCATCATTTTATTGGTGAAAATGGTCTTGAATATATGATAAGTATGATGGCGGTTGATGCTGGGTATGCAACGCAGGAAGTATATAACTGGGTAAGAGGTCATCAAGGCTCTGGAAGAGTAATGGCAGTAAAAGGTGTAAATAAAGCACTAGTACCACTTAGCAGTCCAAGTAGAGTAGATATAACAGTTGGTGGTCAAAAGCTAAAGAGAGGAATAAAGCTCTGGCCAGTTGGAGTATCGATATTAAAGTCAGAGCTTTTTCAATTACTTAATATTTTAAAAGAAGAAGAGGGAAAAGCTCTACCTGGATACTGTCATTTTCCGGAGTATGCACCTGAATATTTTAAACAGCTAACTTCAGAGCAATTAGTCAGCAAAGTGGTAAAAGGATACACCAAACAAGAGTGGCAAAAGGTAAGAGAAAGAAATGAAGTACTGGATTGCCGAATTTATGCGAGAGCAGCATCTATTGCGCTTGGAATTGATCGTTGGCCAGAGAGTAAATGGAATAGTTTGAGTGGAAAAATGGAAAGCAAAAAGCCTAAAAAAGTAAGACAGAGTAAGTGGCTTGGTAATCAAAATGTACAGTGA
- a CDS encoding head decoration protein, protein MSCISEQNNLGDLLKYETSSLYSRDQITVAKGQNLKLGTVVALDKDSMVKIINPTATDGTQTAIGAVVSDVNATENAKAVIITRGAILADHAIVWPANITEEQKAAAIKQLEGRGIIIRKGA, encoded by the coding sequence ATGAGTTGTATAAGCGAACAAAATAATCTGGGTGACTTATTAAAGTATGAGACATCAAGTCTATATTCAAGAGATCAGATAACAGTAGCAAAAGGGCAGAACCTAAAGCTTGGTACAGTAGTGGCTCTCGATAAAGATAGCATGGTTAAGATAATAAATCCAACTGCCACAGATGGTACACAAACAGCGATAGGTGCAGTAGTAAGTGATGTAAATGCGACAGAAAATGCTAAAGCAGTAATTATTACTCGTGGTGCAATACTAGCAGATCATGCAATTGTGTGGCCAGCAAATATCACTGAAGAGCAGAAAGCTGCAGCAATAAAGCAACTTGAAGGACGAGGGATCATCATCCGCAAGGGAGCTTAA
- a CDS encoding YhcG family protein, whose amino-acid sequence MFFQDKNKPSAILTKSKVMNMDITTSLLGDISNLIDRAKNHLSVQFNSTLVLLNWEIGSRIDQDILKHKRADYGKQIISQLAKELQIKYGRGFDRASLFRMVQFSKFFSDQEIVATLSQQLSWSHFVEIIAISDELKRNYYIEMCRIERWSVRALRSKIDTMLYERTALAKKPEEFIRRSIKNLREENMLATEFIFHDPYFLSFMELPSSYSETDLENTILDELTKFLQEFGSDFCFVTRQKRMSTKTTDRYLDLLFFHRGLKRLIAIELKIGRFEPAYKGQMEWYLNWLDKNERKAGEEKPLGIILCADKDQEDIEYLELEGSNIHVAQYLTQLPSKEILEKKLRKAISIAREKHASIKSEP is encoded by the coding sequence ATGTTTTTTCAGGATAAAAATAAACCATCTGCTATACTTACCAAAAGTAAAGTTATGAATATGGATATAACTACTAGCCTATTAGGAGACATTAGTAATTTAATAGATAGAGCAAAGAATCATCTTTCTGTTCAATTCAATTCTACTCTAGTATTGTTAAACTGGGAAATTGGCTCCAGAATTGATCAAGATATTCTAAAGCACAAACGTGCAGATTATGGGAAGCAAATCATCTCCCAACTTGCAAAAGAACTTCAGATTAAATATGGACGTGGTTTTGATAGAGCGTCATTATTTCGTATGGTGCAATTTTCTAAATTCTTTTCTGATCAAGAAATTGTCGCGACACTGTCACAACAATTGAGTTGGTCACATTTTGTAGAAATTATTGCAATTTCTGATGAGCTGAAGCGTAATTATTATATAGAAATGTGTCGTATTGAAAGGTGGAGTGTTAGAGCACTACGTAGTAAAATCGATACTATGTTGTATGAACGTACAGCGCTAGCAAAAAAACCTGAAGAGTTTATAAGAAGGAGTATAAAAAATTTACGTGAAGAAAATATGTTAGCAACAGAATTCATTTTTCATGACCCATACTTCCTTAGCTTCATGGAATTGCCATCAAGTTATAGTGAGACTGATCTAGAAAATACAATCTTGGATGAATTGACAAAATTTTTACAAGAGTTTGGGAGTGATTTTTGTTTTGTAACACGTCAAAAAAGGATGAGTACTAAAACAACTGACAGGTATTTGGACCTGCTATTTTTTCACAGAGGATTAAAACGTCTTATAGCAATAGAACTAAAAATAGGTCGCTTTGAACCAGCTTATAAAGGACAGATGGAATGGTATTTAAATTGGTTAGATAAAAATGAACGAAAAGCAGGTGAAGAAAAACCGTTAGGGATTATTTTATGTGCTGATAAGGATCAAGAGGATATAGAATATCTTGAACTCGAAGGCTCTAATATTCATGTTGCACAGTATTTAACACAGCTTCCTTCTAAAGAAATTCTTGAAAAGAAGTTGAGAAAGGCTATTTCTATAGCACGTGAAAAACATGCAAGTATTAAGTCAGAGCCATGA
- a CDS encoding S49 family peptidase → MLLGKPLMLEPRSFELLSLNNQKHPTFKNIKHSIKSNVERTAIIAIHGILTKKPGAFDEMLGMTSYEQIEEQIKQALADSSIETIMLEIDSPGGEVNGIFDLADFIYESRTKKRIIAIANDDAYSAAYAIASSAEKVFVSRTSGVGSIGVIASHIDQSRFDEKQGIKYTTIFAGSRKNDLNPHEPMTSESLESLQKEVDRLYEMFLQLIARNRGLSIEKIRLTEAGLYFGEKAVEIGLADGMTILSSINKNRSITMNEQTTNDLETDNLTKYRTEVLELIRLCNLSKMPEKIGEFIEQSVSVEQAREVLMELLAERTKKTEILSAIPQNSGEELMMQVAKSRRS, encoded by the coding sequence ATGCTCTTAGGAAAACCATTAATGCTTGAACCAAGGAGTTTTGAGCTATTGTCATTAAACAATCAAAAACATCCCACGTTTAAAAACATAAAGCACTCCATCAAAAGTAACGTAGAAAGAACTGCAATTATAGCAATACATGGAATCTTGACTAAAAAACCAGGTGCGTTTGATGAAATGCTCGGGATGACATCATATGAGCAAATAGAAGAACAAATTAAACAAGCATTAGCAGATAGTAGCATAGAGACAATTATGCTGGAAATAGATAGCCCCGGAGGAGAGGTAAACGGTATATTTGACCTAGCTGATTTTATTTATGAATCAAGAACAAAAAAGAGAATTATTGCAATAGCAAATGATGATGCATATTCTGCTGCGTACGCTATAGCCTCTAGCGCTGAAAAGGTATTTGTGAGTAGAACTTCAGGAGTAGGAAGTATTGGAGTAATAGCAAGTCACATAGATCAAAGTAGGTTTGATGAAAAGCAAGGTATTAAGTACACCACAATCTTTGCTGGTAGTCGAAAGAATGATTTAAACCCACATGAGCCAATGACGTCTGAAAGTCTGGAAAGCTTACAAAAAGAAGTAGACCGACTATATGAAATGTTTTTGCAGCTAATAGCAAGGAACAGAGGTCTTTCAATTGAAAAGATTCGATTAACAGAGGCAGGGCTATATTTTGGGGAGAAAGCAGTAGAAATAGGCCTTGCAGACGGAATGACAATTCTTTCATCTATTAATAAAAACAGGAGTATTACTATGAATGAACAAACTACAAATGACCTAGAAACTGATAATTTAACCAAGTATCGTACTGAAGTTCTTGAATTAATACGTTTATGTAATTTATCGAAGATGCCAGAAAAGATAGGAGAATTTATTGAGCAAAGTGTAAGTGTTGAGCAAGCTAGGGAAGTTTTAATGGAATTACTTGCAGAGAGAACAAAGAAGACAGAGATACTGAGTGCAATACCACAGAATTCAGGAGAAGAATTGATGATGCAGGTAGCGAAAAGTCGTAGGAGTTAA